The Bacteroidales bacterium region CGTAGCCTCCCCGGAAATTGTCACAGCCCTTACCATAGCTGGTGATCTGACCTTCAATCCGCTGACGGATGCTGTAAAAACCCCGGATGGAAAAGAATTTCGTTTCAGGGAACCGGAGGGGACTGAACTGCCTGAAAAAGGATTTTCGGTAGAAGACAATGGTTATGTTGCCCCCGCAGAAGACGGATCCAGGATAGTAATTCATGTCCGGCCTGATTCAGAAAGGCTTCAGTTGCTGGAACCATTTCCTGCCTGGGACGGAAACGATCTTACTGATTTGCGTTTACTGATAAAGGTAAAGGGAAAATGTACAACAGACCATATTTCCCCTGCCGGCCCATGGTTACGGTACCGTGGGCATCTCGACCGTATTTCCGATAACCTTCTGACGGGGGCGGTTAATGCTTTCAATGATAAAATCAATCTGGTCAAAAATCAGCTTACAGGCCGGTACGGCACCGTGCCTGAAGCCGCCCGCGCATATAAGGCACAAGGCATAGGAAGCATAGTAATTGGCGACGAAAATTACGGAGAAGGATCTTCGCGTGAACACGCCGCCATGGAACCACGGTACATGAATGTTAAAGCAATCATTGTCAAATCATTCGCCCGGATTCATGAAACGAACCTGAAAAAACAGGGGGTGCTGGCGCTGACTTTTATTGCACCCGACGATTATGACAGAATCAGGGAAGATGATCTGATCAGCGTCACCGGACTCAAAGAATTTGCTCCCGGAAAACCCCTTCACGTGCTCGTGAAGCATAGCGATGGATCTGCGGAAGAATTTGACGTACAACACAGCTATAACCAGAACCAGATTGCCTGGTTTAAAGCCGGAGCAGCATTAAATGTACTGGCCGGAAAACAGGATTCCTAATTTCCTTCTTCAGAATCATCCAGTGCCTTCATCCTGAAGAAACGCCCAACCTTGGTAACGTTCTCCGGGGTTCCTGTCACAATCACCCTGTCGTCTGGAATCATTACCATATCTGCATCCGGGTTTGTGAAATATTCACCTTCGCGGACAATAGCGAGCACCGTCACGCCCCATTCCTGCCGCAATGCTGCATCCCGCAATGATAAACCCACAGCTCTGGCATTCTCCTGTACCGCATAGGTAGCTATTTCCATTTCCGGAATGAGGGTTTGGGTATCACCGATCAGGTTCCGCCTGCGGCTTTCAGCCAGAAAGACTTCATAACCTCTGGCCCTGAGGGTATTTTCAATTCTCTCAATTTCATCGCGCGAAATATGAAACCGTGCAAGAACACTGGAAAAAATTCTCACCGAGGTTTCAATTTCTTCTGGAATTACCTCGTCGGCTCCTGCATTGTAAAGATCTTCCATATTTTCGGTGTACCGGGTGCGAACAATGATATACGCTCCCGGATTCAGGGAACGAACCGATTCCAGAATACGGAATGTGGTAACCAGATCGGCAACAGAAATGGCCACTACCAATGCCTTGTCAGCATGAACCTGGCGCAGCAGGGCCTCATGGGTTGCGTCGCCGAAAACAATATTTTCCTTTTTCTTTTTTCCCTGCCTGACATTGTCGGGATCAACATCAACAGCCACATAAGGAATTCCGGCTACACGGGCGGCGCGGGCAATATTTTTTCCGTTCCGGCCATATCCAATAATCAGCAGATGATGCGACAACCCTTCCTTCGCTGAATGGTTCCATTGCATCCGCCCCGTAACCCAGGGGTATTTCGCCCCTTTGCTCTGAATCCAACCGGCAATCCGCTTCGAAGAAGCAATAAAAAAAGGAGTAACAGACATAGTGATAACAGCAACCGCGATAAATAACTGGTAATGAAATCCATCCAACAATTTCTCTGTAAACCCTATGCGGGCCAGAACAAAGGAAAACTCACCAACCTGCGAAAGGAACAGACCTGTAAGAATACCGGAAAGCAGGGAATACCCGGTTAAAAAAACGGCCAGTGTGGTGAAAAATGTCTTCCCGCCAATAATTGCCAATGTCAGCAATCCGATCAGAAACAGATGCTCCTTTGCAAATGCAGGGTCAAACAACATGCCGACCGATACGAAAAAAAAGCTGAGAAAAATATCGCGGAAGGGCAGAACATCACCAAACGCATGGTGATGATAATCGGACTCAGAGATAACAAGACCGGCAAAAAAAGCACCCAGGGCAAGAGATATTCCAAGTCCTGAGGTCATCCATGCCACGGCAAAAGCCAGAAAGAGAATGGTCAGAAGGAAAAGATCCCTTCTTTTAAGCAGAGCTACTGTATGCAGTAACCAGGGAACTATCCATTTTGTGAGGATTATAAGAATCGCCGTTATGATAGCAAGCCGAATCAGAAAACCTGTTACATCAAACATGATTACTTTTCCATTTCCGGAAAGCAATGGTATAAGGAGCATCATGGGGATCACGGCCATATCCTGAAAAATCAAAATTCCCATGGAAGTCCTTCCATGGGTTTGATTCAATTCAGCCTGCTCCTGAAGCATCTTCAGAACAATGGCTGTGCTGCTGAGGGCTGTGAGAAAACCACCAAAAATCGCTTTCCCCGGACTCCAGTCAAACACCATCAGAATTCCAGCAGTTGCCATCAAGGTTAGCACAAGTTGCAATGTGCCTCCCAGAAATACAATTCTTCGCGTACGGAACAGATTTTTTAAAGAAATTTCAATACCTATGGTAAAAAGAAGGAAAATTACTCCTACTTCGGCAAAGCGCTCAATGCTTTCGATGTTTTTTACCAGACCCAGCCCGTGGGGTCCTGCCACGATACCGGAGGCAAGAAAGGCCAAAGCCGACGGAACCCGAACCCTGCGCAGAAGAAGAATGACCACCAGGGAAAGGGCAAAAATTACCACCATATCCTGCAGGAGATCGTGCATCGCGTATTCCGTTTTTGCGCTTTCAACCGGCTTAAAGTTCGTAAACTTTGCCGACAATTAGGGATTTTTTTTTTATTACATTTGAACCATGTCAATTATTCTGACAGCAAACCTGGCAGACTGGCTCAGCCAGCATAGTCTTGCCTGCCCCTACATGAAATTTTTCGGTATTCCCTGCCCGGGATGCGGCATACAGCGTGCTTTTACAGAGCTCTTAAGAGGCCATCTATGGGAGAGCCTCCGGTTATATCCGGCATTGATCCCCCTTCTTTTTCTTCTTACATTTCTGATTCTGCACCTTATCTTCAAGTTCCGTAACGGAGCTGCCGTAATCAAATATTCCTTTATCGGTACAGCAGGCATTGTAATTTTTCATTACATTTATCTCCTGATAACTGTTCTGTAAATTAACCCACCCTAAAACTTTCGTTATGGAAAATCAGAATCAGCCACTTGTTTTACAGCCGGTACCCAATTCAACAGCAGTTCTTGTACTCGGAATTTTGTCCATTGTTGGGTGTTTCTGCTACGGTCTTGTCGGACTTATTCTGGGTATCATTGCCCTGGTATTGGCGTCCAGAGGAAAATCAGCCTATCTGGCAAATCCCTCACAGTTTAGTGAATATTCGCTTAAAAACCTGAATGCGGGCAAAGTCTGTGCCATCATCGGAACAAGCCTTTCAGGTCTGTACATTATTTTTGTGATCATTTATTTGTCCATCATCGGTTTCGCTTTCGGAACCCTTTTTTCCAAGATGCCCTGGGAAGTGTTTTCCCATTAAAAGCGGAATCTGGATATTACGTGTGCTTCACCTGTCATTAAGGCATTCACATCTGCCCGGTCCACTGGTTTTGCCTCAGCCTTCCCGCATCCGGTTTCGGTCAGAAAAATACATGGCATTCGGGAAAGGGATTGAAATATCCTAAATTTGCCAAAAAGGAAAACACATGCTTCTGCAAGAAAGACTGAATGCTTTCGTTCAACTGGGTAATTTTCTTCGTGCCTTTATAACAGCAGGAAAGAGCGATGACAGAGAATCAGACGCCCTTCTGCACCATGCCATTGAGGAAGCAGGAATTATCAATCCCTGGTTTACGGAAAAAAATATACGGATGGCTCTATCATCAATTGGCCGGCAGCTTGAAGAGCAGAATCTACATCGATGGACTGCTTCGTATCCGTTCCCTGATCACAACGGTCAAAAACCGGCCACGGTGGGGGTTGTAACCGCCGGGAACATACCGCTGGTAGGATTTCACGATTTTTTATGCGTGTTGGTCAGCGGCCACAGGTTCCTCGGCAAACTTTCATCGCGCGATGACAAACTGCTCAAAACTCTGGCCAGTATCCTCCTTTCAATAGAACCACGTTTTACCGGGAATATCGTCTTCACCGATGAATTCCTGCGGGGTTACCACGCGGTAATTGCCACCGGAAACAATAACAGCGCCAGGTACTTTGAATATTACTTCCGGGATGTGCCCCACATAATACGAAAAAACCGTAACGGAATTGCCGTTCTTACCGGGAATGAAACCGGGGAAGCTCTTGAACGGCTTGCCCATGATGTTTTTTCCTATTTCGGACTCGGATGCCGCAGCGTATCCAAACTCTATGTGCCTGAAGGATATGACTTTTCAGCCTTTTTCGAAGCCTGCCAGGGATGGAGTGAAATAATTTACCACCATCACTATGCCAATAATTATGAATACAACAAAGCGGTCTTCCTTGTAAATAAAATTCCTCATCTTGACAATGGTTTTCTGCTGGTGAAGGAAGATTCGGCTCTGGCATCGCCAGTAGCAGTTTTGTACTATGAATTCTACAAAGACCCGGTCCGCCTGCACGAAAAACTCAGCGGTATAACAGAACAGATACAGTGCATAGTGAGCGACACATGGGATAAATCGCCCTCTGTACCATTCGGAAAAGCCCAGGACCCTGAACTCTGGGATTATGCCGATGGAATCGATACATTGCAGTTTCTTCTTCAGCTGAAAGGGGCATGAAAAAAACCGACAAGCCTTTGCTGGTTGTCGTGGCCGGTCCTACCGCTTCCGGTAAGACTTCATTGTGCATCCGGCTGGCGCATCATTTTTCCACTGAGATCATTTCAGCCGATTCACGACAAATTTACAAGGAACTGTGCATTGGTGTAGCCCGCCCTACCCGGGAGCAGTTGAGTGAAGTTCAGCATCATTTTATTGGAACCGTTTCAATCCATGATTATTACAACGCAAGCATATTTGAAACTGAAGCTCTTCAACTTCTTTCCAGGCTGTTTAAAACCTATCCTCTGGTAATTATGACGGGTGGTTCAGGGCTTTATATTGATGCCATCTGCACGGGAATTGACGATTTGCCTTCAATCAGGGAAGAAATCAGAAACGAATTGCTGGAGGAATACAGAGAGAAAGGGAAGACACATCTGCAGGAAGAACTCAGAAAAGTGGATCCCGTTTTCTTTTCCAATGCTGATATACACAATCCGAAACGGTTACTCAAAGCACTGGAAGTATTTCGTCAAACAGGAAGGCCCTATTCAAGCTTTCTTACCGGGACCGCCAAAAAGCGCCCATTCCGCATTTTGAAGATTGCCCTGGATGTGGCACGCGAAGAATTGTACCGCCGCATCAATGACCGGACCGATGCCATGATGCTGCAGGGTCTGGAAGAAGAAGCCCGTGGTCTCTATCCATTCAGGAATCTGAATGCCCTCAACACCGTCGGCTATAAAGAACTGTTCGGATACTTTGACGGCACATACGATAAAGACGAAGCCATCCGGCTGATTAAACGCAATACACGACGCTATGCACGCAGACAACTTACCTGGTTCAGAAACGACAGGGAATACCACTGGTTTTCCCCTTCAGAGCCTCATGCAATCATACAGTTGATTGAAGACCAATTGAATAATTGATATGGAAAAGAATCCTTTCATCATCAGGGTTTATGCTCTGATCATCAATCAGCAGAATGAAATTCTGCTCAGTGATGAATTTCAGATGGGAATGCGGATGACAAAGTTTCCCGGTGGGGGTTTACAGTATGGAGAAGGAACAGTTGAATGCCTCCACAGGGAAGCTCTGGAAGAATTCGGACAGGATATAGAAATTACCGGACATTTTTATACAACCGATTTTTTTCAGGAAGCTTTTTTTTACCCACACCATCAGCTGATAAGCATTTATTATCTGGCACGATTCCCTGAGCCACCGCGGTTCCGGATCAGCACCATTCCATTTGATTTTGCGGAAGAGAAAGAAGGAAATCAATCGTTTCGCTGGATCAGAATAGAGAATCTTGATCCGGCAATGATAACGCTTCCGGTTGACAAAAAAGCAGCAGAATTGCTCAGGCAGAAGTACCGTTAGTTCCCAGCACAGCCCGTGCATAATTATCCCAGCTCATTTTACGGGATGTTTCGGCAACGTTTTCGCGGGGG contains the following coding sequences:
- a CDS encoding aconitate hydratase; the protein is VASPEIVTALTIAGDLTFNPLTDAVKTPDGKEFRFREPEGTELPEKGFSVEDNGYVAPAEDGSRIVIHVRPDSERLQLLEPFPAWDGNDLTDLRLLIKVKGKCTTDHISPAGPWLRYRGHLDRISDNLLTGAVNAFNDKINLVKNQLTGRYGTVPEAARAYKAQGIGSIVIGDENYGEGSSREHAAMEPRYMNVKAIIVKSFARIHETNLKKQGVLALTFIAPDDYDRIREDDLISVTGLKEFAPGKPLHVLVKHSDGSAEEFDVQHSYNQNQIAWFKAGAALNVLAGKQDS
- a CDS encoding potassium transporter KefB, which codes for MHDLLQDMVVIFALSLVVILLLRRVRVPSALAFLASGIVAGPHGLGLVKNIESIERFAEVGVIFLLFTIGIEISLKNLFRTRRIVFLGGTLQLVLTLMATAGILMVFDWSPGKAIFGGFLTALSSTAIVLKMLQEQAELNQTHGRTSMGILIFQDMAVIPMMLLIPLLSGNGKVIMFDVTGFLIRLAIITAILIILTKWIVPWLLHTVALLKRRDLFLLTILFLAFAVAWMTSGLGISLALGAFFAGLVISESDYHHHAFGDVLPFRDIFLSFFFVSVGMLFDPAFAKEHLFLIGLLTLAIIGGKTFFTTLAVFLTGYSLLSGILTGLFLSQVGEFSFVLARIGFTEKLLDGFHYQLFIAVAVITMSVTPFFIASSKRIAGWIQSKGAKYPWVTGRMQWNHSAKEGLSHHLLIIGYGRNGKNIARAARVAGIPYVAVDVDPDNVRQGKKKKENIVFGDATHEALLRQVHADKALVVAISVADLVTTFRILESVRSLNPGAYIIVRTRYTENMEDLYNAGADEVIPEEIETSVRIFSSVLARFHISRDEIERIENTLRARGYEVFLAESRRRNLIGDTQTLIPEMEIATYAVQENARAVGLSLRDAALRQEWGVTVLAIVREGEYFTNPDADMVMIPDDRVIVTGTPENVTKVGRFFRMKALDDSEEGN
- a CDS encoding DUF2752 domain-containing protein yields the protein MSIILTANLADWLSQHSLACPYMKFFGIPCPGCGIQRAFTELLRGHLWESLRLYPALIPLLFLLTFLILHLIFKFRNGAAVIKYSFIGTAGIVIFHYIYLLITVL
- a CDS encoding DUF4190 domain-containing protein; protein product: MENQNQPLVLQPVPNSTAVLVLGILSIVGCFCYGLVGLILGIIALVLASRGKSAYLANPSQFSEYSLKNLNAGKVCAIIGTSLSGLYIIFVIIYLSIIGFAFGTLFSKMPWEVFSH
- a CDS encoding acyl-CoA reductase, with translation MLLQERLNAFVQLGNFLRAFITAGKSDDRESDALLHHAIEEAGIINPWFTEKNIRMALSSIGRQLEEQNLHRWTASYPFPDHNGQKPATVGVVTAGNIPLVGFHDFLCVLVSGHRFLGKLSSRDDKLLKTLASILLSIEPRFTGNIVFTDEFLRGYHAVIATGNNNSARYFEYYFRDVPHIIRKNRNGIAVLTGNETGEALERLAHDVFSYFGLGCRSVSKLYVPEGYDFSAFFEACQGWSEIIYHHHYANNYEYNKAVFLVNKIPHLDNGFLLVKEDSALASPVAVLYYEFYKDPVRLHEKLSGITEQIQCIVSDTWDKSPSVPFGKAQDPELWDYADGIDTLQFLLQLKGA
- the miaA gene encoding tRNA (adenosine(37)-N6)-dimethylallyltransferase MiaA, translated to MKKTDKPLLVVVAGPTASGKTSLCIRLAHHFSTEIISADSRQIYKELCIGVARPTREQLSEVQHHFIGTVSIHDYYNASIFETEALQLLSRLFKTYPLVIMTGGSGLYIDAICTGIDDLPSIREEIRNELLEEYREKGKTHLQEELRKVDPVFFSNADIHNPKRLLKALEVFRQTGRPYSSFLTGTAKKRPFRILKIALDVAREELYRRINDRTDAMMLQGLEEEARGLYPFRNLNALNTVGYKELFGYFDGTYDKDEAIRLIKRNTRRYARRQLTWFRNDREYHWFSPSEPHAIIQLIEDQLNN
- a CDS encoding NUDIX domain-containing protein, producing the protein MEKNPFIIRVYALIINQQNEILLSDEFQMGMRMTKFPGGGLQYGEGTVECLHREALEEFGQDIEITGHFYTTDFFQEAFFYPHHQLISIYYLARFPEPPRFRISTIPFDFAEEKEGNQSFRWIRIENLDPAMITLPVDKKAAELLRQKYR